Proteins from a genomic interval of Nasonia vitripennis strain AsymCx chromosome 3, Nvit_psr_1.1, whole genome shotgun sequence:
- the LOC100119343 gene encoding transmembrane protein 184C: MAITFCRHWRLWILPVLTCLYALLIVILVPILLANSIKNGFKKQDQGALVGGAFVLLALPIAFYEIIQHMIYYTQPRLQKYIIRILWMVPIYAVNAWLGLVYPQVSIYLDSMRECYEAYVIYNFMMYLFAYLNADHQLEHRLEIAPQVHHIFPLCCLPDWEMGREFIHMCKHGILQYTVVRPISTLISFICELNDVYGEGEFRGDVAFPYMIAFNNLSQFVAMYCLVLFYRANAEALKPMKPIGKFLCIKAVVFFSFFQGVLIAVLVYFDVISSIFDTDNTAEVRHISSKLQDFLICIEMFLAAVAHHYSFSYKPFVNLAQSQAWWDAFRQMWDVSDVHNDIKEHLGVVGSSLSRRIRGRSAYQQAWGSANERTSLLPDSLDTTAKSAPAASFSAYHAAEAGQASSSSECIAGVMDVSPDDAPPSSSNTINT; encoded by the exons ATGGCTATTACATTTTGTCGGCACTGGCGGCTTTGGATATTGCCAGTATTGACGTGCCTTTATGCACTACTCATTGTTATACTTGTACCAATTTTGTTGGCAAATTCTATAAAAAATGGATTCAAAAAGCAAGATCAAGGAGCTCTGGTTGGAGGAGCATTTGTTCTTCTGGCCCTTCCTATTGCTTTTTATGAAATTATCCAACACATGATTTATTATACACAGCCAAGGTTACAGAAATATATAATACg GATATTATGGATGGTCCCTATTTATGCAGTTAATGCG TGGCTTGGTTTAGTCTATCCACAAGTCAGCATATATTTGGATAGTATGAGAGAATGTTATGAGGCTTATGtcatttacaattttatgATGTATCTGTTTGCCTACCTTAATGCTGATCACCAATTAGAACACAGGCTAGAAATTGCACCTCAAGTCCACCACATATTTCCACTGTGTTGCCTCCCTGATTGGGAAATGGGACGCGAATTCATTCACATGTGCAAACATGGAATTCTGCAATACACTGTGGTTCGACCTATATCGACATTGATTTCATT CATTTGTGAATTAAATGATGTATATGGTGAAGGAGAATTCAGAGGAGATGTAGCCTTTCCATACATGATagcttttaataatttgtCACAATTTGTGGCTATGTACTGCTTGGTCCTATTTTATCGTGCCAATGCTGAAGCACTTAAGCCCATGAAGCCTATCGGCAAATTTTTGTGCATTAAAGCTGTAGTTTTCTTCTCATTTTT ccAAGGAGTATTAATAGCAGTGTTGGTGTACTTCgatgtcatatcgagtatttTTGATACTGATAATACGGCCGAAGTCAGGCATATATCGTCCAAGTTACAGGATTTCTTAATTTGCATAGAGATGTTCCTAGCTGCTGTGGCACACCATTATAGTTTTAGCTACAAACCTTTTGTTAATCTGGCCCAGAGTCAGGCCTGGTGGGATGCCTTTAG ACAAATGTGGGACGTGTCCGATGTACATAATGATATAAAGGAGCATTTGGGTGTAGTGGGATCGTCCTTGAGTCGAAGAATACGTGGCCGTAGTGCGTACCAGCAGGCTTGGGGCAGCGCTAATGAAAGGACGTCTTTGCTGCCAGACAGCCTTGACACTACCGCAAAAAGCGCTCCGGCTGCTTCGTTCTCTGCCTACCACGCAGCCGAGGCTGGGCAAGCTTCCAGCTCGAGTGAATGCATCGCGGGGGTCATGGACGTGAGTCCTGACGATGCACCGCCTAGCAGCAGTAACACAATAAATACGTAG
- the LOC100677859 gene encoding zinc finger protein 81 isoform X1, translated as MEVTTEEDAQAVLLESMEGTQYITIQRADGESLGKGVPLFALNGELISEGMVVDMINGVGADYNTGAQYYETEDLLPHVLTEEDRRLAAALVAVQLQQQQKQQQIHSHPNHDDPTLEDVAQLESLPPVNSYAIESIHEPNPPPVYPSIQTFKRGMHQVKPEFINVKCEDDVDISAESSEDAVPTPGPKRSLPHKKRIPRKLKQQSKKSAVKKESARSHQDSMTLESSSKNQANAFKCELCGNKFSGQLKFFEHLKILFINPSLLVPYCPLTPLFLLSHYEPVKEEKKLLNLPVNNNTAIAIPSIPESIGHGVIEHTIEEFSEPEDIMEGIRDVVEETGAQIDDDDDDEIGEDALHDSNNSSSIWTISEVPEQIDQIEHIENIEQIEQIEQIEQIEQIEQVEQIDQMEQIDQIEQIEQEELEEPSTINEEDLYEREPVKIVGQAKKKKSKSKKSNLDELTCPNCDRTFHHKNSLVYHMRSHSGERPHQCEVCGKSFFAASALKVHKRLHSGDKPYKCEDCGRHFRQWGDLKYHSTSLHSEQRQFQCEYCGKDFARKYSLIVHRRIHTGEKNYRCEYCNKTFRASSYLQNHRRIHTGEKPHPCDVCGKPFRVRSDMKRHMATHTRATNRDRLQNKTGTIKAQTNVSDASSDDSMNKTNRTINEIVHELKLEVDPNTSVVELVGGSGEHESILPHVQTLDYAHAVASQAVAGTNDEGGRDPLEAVVGRTSDTLNFDMQVFY; from the exons ATGGAGGTAACAACGGAGGAGGATGCTCAGGCAGTTTTGCTAGAGAGCATGGAAGGAACTCAGTACATAACAATTCAGAGAGCAGATGGAGAAAGCCTTGGAAAGGGAGTTCCTCTCTTTGCTCTAAATGGAGAGTTGATTTCGGAAGGAATggtcgttgatatgatcaatGGTGTTGGAGCAGATTACAATACTGGCGCGCAATATTATGAGACTGAAGATTTACTGCCTCATGTACTAACAGAG GAGGATCGAAGACTGGCAGCAGCTCTTGTTGCAGTTCAATTacaacagcagcagaagcaacAACAAATTCATAGCCATCCCAATCATGATGACCCTACCTTAGAAGATGTTGCACAACTGGAAAGTCTACCTCCTGTCAATAGCTATGCTATTGAATCAATTCATGAGCCCAATCCTCCCCCAGTTTATCCTTCTATACAAACCTTTAAAAGAGGAATGCACCAAGTGAAGCCAGAATTCATTAATGTTAAGTGTGAAGATGACGTAGATATTTCTGCAGAAAGTAGTGAAGATGCAGTTCCTACTCCAGGTCCTAAGAGGTCATTACCTCACAAAAAGAGAATACCTCGAAAATTGAAGCAGCAGAGTAAGAAAAGTGCTGTAAAGAAAGAAAGTGCCAGATCTCATCAAGATTCAATGACGTTGGAGTCGTCATCTAAAAATCAAGCAAATGCCTTTAAATGTGAACTTTGTGGAAATAAATTTAGCGGGCagcttaaattttttgagCATCTAAAG ATTTTATTCATCAACCCTTCCCTCCTGGTTCCGTACTGTCCACTTACCCCATTGTTTCTTTTA TCACATTATGAGCctgtaaaagaagaaaaaaaactactAAACCTACCTGTAAATAATAACACTGCAATAGCCATACCTAGTATACCTGAATCAATAGGTCATGGAGTTATTGAACACACTATTGAGGAATTTAGTGAACCTGAAGACATAATGGAAGGAATAAGGGACGTTGTAGAGGAAACTGGAGCTCAAATcgatgatgacgacgacgacgaaataGGAGAAGACGCTCTTCACGATTCTAACAATTCTTCGTCAATATGGACTATATCCGAGGTGCCAGAACAGATAGACCAGATAGagcatattgaaaatattgaacaGATTGAACAGATTGAACAGATTGAACAGATTGAACAGATTGAACAGGTCGAACAAATCGACCAAATGGAACAAATAGACCAGATTGAACAAATAGAGCAAGAAGAATTAGAAGAGCCATCTACTATAAATGAAGAGGATCTTTATGAAAGAGAACCAGTTAAAATAGTAGGTCaagcaaagaaaaagaaatcgaaATCAAAAAAGTCAA aTCTTGACGAACTAACTTGCCCAAACTGTGATAGAACGTTCCATCACAAAAATAGTCTAGTATATCACATGCGCTCTCACAGTGGAGAGAGGCCTCACCAGTGCGAAGTTTGCGGGAAGAGCTTTTTTGCAGCAAGCGCACTCAAA GTTCACAAACGGCTGCACAGTGGTGATAAACCGTACAAATGCGAGGATTGCGGACGACATTTCCGTCAATGGGGCGACCTCAAGTACCACTCAACGAGTTTACACTCGGAGCAGCGGCAGTTCCAGTGCGAGTACTGCGGCAAAGATTTTGCGCGCAAGTACTCTCTAATCGTCCACCGGCGCATCCACACCGGCGAGAAGAATTATCGTTGCGAATACTGCAACAAAACATTCAGAGCGAGCAGCTATTTGCAAAATCATCGTAGAATACACACAGGCGAAAAACCGCATCCCTGTGACGTCTGCGGCAAACCCTTCCGAGTACGCAGTGATATGAAGCGGCACATGGCCACGCACACGCGTGCTACTAACCGAGACAGACTGCAGAATAAAACTGGCACAATAAAGGCACAAACAAATG TGAGCGATGCGAGTAGCGACGACAGTATGAATAAGACGAACAGGACAATAAACGAGATAGTTCACGAGCTGAAACTTGAAGTGGATCCTAATACGTCGGTCGTCGAGCTAGTAGGAGGTAGCGGAGAACATGAGAGTATTCTGCCACATGTGCAGACCCTGGATTACGCACATGCAGTCGCATCCCAAGCTGTTGCAGGGACCAATGACGAAGGGGGCCGAGATCCCCTTGAAGCTGTCGTCGGTCGGACCTCGGATACTTT aaacTTTGACATGCAAGTATTCTATTAA
- the LOC100677859 gene encoding zinc finger protein 37 isoform X2, whose product MEVTTEEDAQAVLLESMEGTQYITIQRADGESLGKGVPLFALNGELISEGMVVDMINGVGADYNTGAQYYETEDLLPHVLTEEDRRLAAALVAVQLQQQQKQQQIHSHPNHDDPTLEDVAQLESLPPVNSYAIESIHEPNPPPVYPSIQTFKRGMHQVKPEFINVKCEDDVDISAESSEDAVPTPGPKRSLPHKKRIPRKLKQQSKKSAVKKESARSHQDSMTLESSSKNQANAFKCELCGNKFSGQLKFFEHLKSHYEPVKEEKKLLNLPVNNNTAIAIPSIPESIGHGVIEHTIEEFSEPEDIMEGIRDVVEETGAQIDDDDDDEIGEDALHDSNNSSSIWTISEVPEQIDQIEHIENIEQIEQIEQIEQIEQIEQVEQIDQMEQIDQIEQIEQEELEEPSTINEEDLYEREPVKIVGQAKKKKSKSKKSNLDELTCPNCDRTFHHKNSLVYHMRSHSGERPHQCEVCGKSFFAASALKVHKRLHSGDKPYKCEDCGRHFRQWGDLKYHSTSLHSEQRQFQCEYCGKDFARKYSLIVHRRIHTGEKNYRCEYCNKTFRASSYLQNHRRIHTGEKPHPCDVCGKPFRVRSDMKRHMATHTRATNRDRLQNKTGTIKAQTNVSDASSDDSMNKTNRTINEIVHELKLEVDPNTSVVELVGGSGEHESILPHVQTLDYAHAVASQAVAGTNDEGGRDPLEAVVGRTSDTLNFDMQVFY is encoded by the exons ATGGAGGTAACAACGGAGGAGGATGCTCAGGCAGTTTTGCTAGAGAGCATGGAAGGAACTCAGTACATAACAATTCAGAGAGCAGATGGAGAAAGCCTTGGAAAGGGAGTTCCTCTCTTTGCTCTAAATGGAGAGTTGATTTCGGAAGGAATggtcgttgatatgatcaatGGTGTTGGAGCAGATTACAATACTGGCGCGCAATATTATGAGACTGAAGATTTACTGCCTCATGTACTAACAGAG GAGGATCGAAGACTGGCAGCAGCTCTTGTTGCAGTTCAATTacaacagcagcagaagcaacAACAAATTCATAGCCATCCCAATCATGATGACCCTACCTTAGAAGATGTTGCACAACTGGAAAGTCTACCTCCTGTCAATAGCTATGCTATTGAATCAATTCATGAGCCCAATCCTCCCCCAGTTTATCCTTCTATACAAACCTTTAAAAGAGGAATGCACCAAGTGAAGCCAGAATTCATTAATGTTAAGTGTGAAGATGACGTAGATATTTCTGCAGAAAGTAGTGAAGATGCAGTTCCTACTCCAGGTCCTAAGAGGTCATTACCTCACAAAAAGAGAATACCTCGAAAATTGAAGCAGCAGAGTAAGAAAAGTGCTGTAAAGAAAGAAAGTGCCAGATCTCATCAAGATTCAATGACGTTGGAGTCGTCATCTAAAAATCAAGCAAATGCCTTTAAATGTGAACTTTGTGGAAATAAATTTAGCGGGCagcttaaattttttgagCATCTAAAG TCACATTATGAGCctgtaaaagaagaaaaaaaactactAAACCTACCTGTAAATAATAACACTGCAATAGCCATACCTAGTATACCTGAATCAATAGGTCATGGAGTTATTGAACACACTATTGAGGAATTTAGTGAACCTGAAGACATAATGGAAGGAATAAGGGACGTTGTAGAGGAAACTGGAGCTCAAATcgatgatgacgacgacgacgaaataGGAGAAGACGCTCTTCACGATTCTAACAATTCTTCGTCAATATGGACTATATCCGAGGTGCCAGAACAGATAGACCAGATAGagcatattgaaaatattgaacaGATTGAACAGATTGAACAGATTGAACAGATTGAACAGATTGAACAGGTCGAACAAATCGACCAAATGGAACAAATAGACCAGATTGAACAAATAGAGCAAGAAGAATTAGAAGAGCCATCTACTATAAATGAAGAGGATCTTTATGAAAGAGAACCAGTTAAAATAGTAGGTCaagcaaagaaaaagaaatcgaaATCAAAAAAGTCAA aTCTTGACGAACTAACTTGCCCAAACTGTGATAGAACGTTCCATCACAAAAATAGTCTAGTATATCACATGCGCTCTCACAGTGGAGAGAGGCCTCACCAGTGCGAAGTTTGCGGGAAGAGCTTTTTTGCAGCAAGCGCACTCAAA GTTCACAAACGGCTGCACAGTGGTGATAAACCGTACAAATGCGAGGATTGCGGACGACATTTCCGTCAATGGGGCGACCTCAAGTACCACTCAACGAGTTTACACTCGGAGCAGCGGCAGTTCCAGTGCGAGTACTGCGGCAAAGATTTTGCGCGCAAGTACTCTCTAATCGTCCACCGGCGCATCCACACCGGCGAGAAGAATTATCGTTGCGAATACTGCAACAAAACATTCAGAGCGAGCAGCTATTTGCAAAATCATCGTAGAATACACACAGGCGAAAAACCGCATCCCTGTGACGTCTGCGGCAAACCCTTCCGAGTACGCAGTGATATGAAGCGGCACATGGCCACGCACACGCGTGCTACTAACCGAGACAGACTGCAGAATAAAACTGGCACAATAAAGGCACAAACAAATG TGAGCGATGCGAGTAGCGACGACAGTATGAATAAGACGAACAGGACAATAAACGAGATAGTTCACGAGCTGAAACTTGAAGTGGATCCTAATACGTCGGTCGTCGAGCTAGTAGGAGGTAGCGGAGAACATGAGAGTATTCTGCCACATGTGCAGACCCTGGATTACGCACATGCAGTCGCATCCCAAGCTGTTGCAGGGACCAATGACGAAGGGGGCCGAGATCCCCTTGAAGCTGTCGTCGGTCGGACCTCGGATACTTT aaacTTTGACATGCAAGTATTCTATTAA